The stretch of DNA AACAGGTCGGGACGGAATGCGGCCAAAGGTCTTCTCCATTTCCCGAATGACCTGATCGGGTTGAATGTCTCCGACGATCGAAATGACAATATTGTTAATGCCATAATAGGTTTTAAAGAAATCTTCTGTCTGCTTGCGGCTTAGTGATTGCACATCCTGCGACCAACCGATCACAGGCAATCCGTACGGATGAACCCAAAACGCCGTACGCATGAGCGCTTCATAAAGCTTGCCGTTTGGAGAATTCTCTGTCCGCATCCTCCGTTCTTCCAGAACCACCTGTTTCTCTTTGTAGAATTCTCTCAGTACGGGGTGGGTCATTCGATCACTTTCAAGTGCAATCCAGAGGGAAAGCCTGTTAGAAGGGAGGCTGACGGTATAATTTGTAAAATCTTTTCCGGTCGACGCATTAAATCCGGTCGCCCCGTTCCGCCGGTAGATTTCTCCCACTTCATTCGGTATGGAATAGAGACTCTCTTTTTTTTCAAGCAAATCCATCGTCGCTTCCAGTTTCTTTATTTTCTCCGCATTTCCAAGTTCACCACGCTCCCGCTCTTCTTTCAACTCGGCAAAGGTCCTATCCAGACTTTCAAGAACGGGTTTCTCTGACGGATAGTCTTTGGTGCCGATTTTCTCAGTCCCTTTAAATGCCATATGCTCGTAAAGGTGGGCAATGCCTGTGATTCCCGGAATTTCATTGACAGAACCTGCCTTATAAGTAATCTGGAAAGAAACGGTCGGAGAAGCATGCCTCTCAACCATTAACAAGACCAGACCATTCTTAAATGAGTGTTTAATCACCCGGCTGGATAAATCTTCGGCCCGACTCTCGAACATCGGGGAAAGAAGAACCATAACAAAAAGTATCCGTGCTAACCTTTTTCCCATAGGTATCAGACCCTTACTTTATCCAGTTCCTAATTTGTAAAATGTCGTCGCAATAGTAATCCGGCTGAGCGGCTTTGAGTCGATCAGGTTGGGTCAGTCCATAACCCACCGCACAGGAGCTTGCACCGGCACTTCTCGCAGCCTGAATGTCATTGACGCCATCCCCGATCATTAAAGTCCTCTCCGGAGCAACCTCGAGGTCTTCGATGACTTCAAGCAACATCTGCGGATCAGGTTTCAGGCGAGTTTCCGGCAGACTCCCGACAATCAATGTGAAATAATCCCTGATCTTGAGACCATCCATAATCCTGGAGGTATAATCGGCCGGTTTATTGGTCACAACCGCCCGATGTTTCTGTTCGTAATATTTCAGAACTTCTTCGACACCAGGATAAAAAGTGGTGGAATCAACCAGGTGATTCAAATAGTGTCTTCGAAATACCTGTATTGCATTTTCAAATTCGGGTCCCGACTCTATTCCGATTGCCTTTCCCAGCAGTTTCCGGACACCATCTCCGATGTAACTGTAAATGGTCTCAACTTCTCTCTCGGGAAATCCAAGTTCTTTCAAACATAAGTTGACAGCGAGGGCCAGGTCTCCTTTGGTGTCGAGAAGGGTGCCGTCCAGATCAAATATGAGTAGATCAAATTCTTTCATAAATTCCTATCGAAAGTGGCTTGCGTCGCCCCCTCAATCGGCAAAGCCGAATTGAGCCTCCCCGTCTCGCTCACTTTGTTCGCTGGGAAAGTCTTGTTAAGGGATTTTGATCACGAAGGGTTCTACCCTCCTGAGTGTCTCATCCACGATATAACTGTTGCCGAGATGCCTGACCTCTCCATCCATATTTTGGACATTTTTGGGATCGACGATAATCTCTCTGACTTCGTTAAGATGAACGGCCAGTCTGTCCAGGGCCCAGGTTGCAGGCCCTCCAACCGCATTTCCCTTCAAATCATAAAGGCTTCCCCAGGTCTGTTCGACAAATTGAGATCGGTCCGGCACCCAGCTGATCAGGGCCTTTTGATGAATCAGTTTTTCTGCATATTTATCGCGGGCACTCAGGGCAAATATGGCGTGTTCCTCTTTCACCAGAAAAAAATCATAATCTCTGCGCCAGGCGGTATTCACCCCTGCTTGAATCTGATCGATTGAAACGGTTTTGACCTCTGAGAGCTCTTTGTAATCAACCGCAGGGATGAGAAATTTAACCCCGATCCAGACAAAGGCGAGAAACAACAGAACCGGGAAAACCGTCCCTGTAAGCAGGGAAGAAAAACCTTTCGGAACATCAGGATTTTCCTCTTCTTGCATTCGCCCTGCACTCCCTTTGTTAAGTTTTTCAATATAAGGGAAATGTCGTCAGGATTCAATTCTTTTTTGCCTTGCATTGGAATACCGATCCACCTAGAATGAGCACTTTTAAATTCGGAGGAGAGCATGACTCGATCGCAAATACTCTTTGAAAAAGCCAAAAAGCTGATACCTGGCGGGGTAAACTCTCCAGTCCGGGCATTCAAAGCGGTGGGTGGAAATCCGTTATTTATCAAAAAAGCACAGGGATCAACCATAACTGATGAAGATGGAAATCGATACCTCGACTTCGTCCTATCATGGGGTCCGATGATTTTGGGGCATTCACACCCCCTCATCCTGGATAAAATACGGAAAGGGCTGAATCATGGAACAAGCTTTGGAGCATCGACTTCGCTAGAGATTGATATGGCCGGGTTAATTCATCAGGCGATGCCATCTATCGAAATGGTCCGAATGGTCAGCTCCGGAACGGAAGCCGCGTTAAGTGCAATCCGGCTCGCCCGCGGATATACGGGAAGAAACAAAATATTAAAATTTGAAGGATGCTACCACGGCCATTCGGACTCACTACTTGTCAAGGCTGGTTCCGGAGCCGCGACGCTTGGGATTCCTGACAGCGCTGGAATTCCGAGAGATTTTGCAAAACATACCCTGACCGGCACCTATAATGATCTTGGATCGGTCAATCGTTTAGTCAAAAAATTTGGATCGGATCTGGCGGCCATTATCGTGGAACCCGTCGCAGGGAATATGGGACTCGTTCTCCCTTCAGAAGGCTTTCTGGAGGGGTTAAGGAAAATCTCCTCGCGAAATGGAAATCTCCTGATCTTTGATGAAGTCATCACGGGTTTCCGTCTTTCCTATGGCGGAGCCCAGGAATATTACGGGATCAGTCCCGACCTCACCTGTCTGGGAAAAATCATTGGAGGAGGATTGCCGGTCGGAGCTTATGGCGGCAAAAGAAAGATCATGTCCCATATTTCCCCCATGGGTGCTGTCTATCAGGCGGGAACGCTTTCGGGAAACCCTCTTGCCATGAGAGCCGGAATTGCCGCGCTTCAGCTCCTCAAGAAAAAGAAGCCTTATGATTCACTTGCAAAAAAGACTTCATTTCTCGCCGAAGAAATTCGAAAAGCGGGTAAAAAAGAGAACATCGCACTTTCTGTTAACCAGATCGGTTCGCTCTTTACCCCCTTTTTCACTTCCCGATCCGTTACCGACTATCCATCGGCAAAGAGCTCCGATACCCGTCGATATGGAAGGTTTTTCAACCTGATGCTTAAGGAAAGGATCTATCTCCCACCTTCACAGTTTGAAACTTCATTTCTTTCTACGGCCCATTCCGACAGAGATCTGGAAAAAACGATCCTTGCAGTCCGAAAGGTGTTTAAGAAACTTTAAAAATAAAGTGTTTCCAATTAAGATTTGACAATATTCTCTTAAATCTCTAAATTCTAAAAATAAATATTTGAAATCGACGCGTTTAAAATGGGGAGAAAAAAACACGACACGATTGAAACTTTTTTCATTGTCGCTCCTGCTGGCAATCGGCACTACGGCTTGTTCCCACGCCCTGCACATCACTAATCTTGATTCCTATGACACTCCTCCTTTGGTTCCCGCAGCTGATTCGATAAGAATCGGTGTGAAGTCACAAGATTTAGTCCATAAAGATAATTCGAGATATATCGTCGCGATCGTCCAGTCACTTCAAGATCAATCGGGCGGCATGATCAAACATGTCACCTTTCCGTTTGATCCATCTGTTCAAGAGGGTCAGGTCGATCTGTTGCTCGATATTTCAATTTTTCCTAAATATTCAGGAAGAAAGAGCAACTTCTTTATCAATTGGCCCGGATTCTTGATTTGGGCGCCGGCAATCTGGGGATATGGGTATCAGGCGGAAATCCAAACCCATGTCAATATCCAGGACTTAAGGACAAAAAACACCAAAGAAATGACTATTTCGACCAGCTTTTCCTTTAGAGAATCTGAAATGGATCGAACCTGGACTGAAATCGGCTGGCTTGAAGTAAGCTTGATTCCCTTCTTTAGCGGATTTTATTTTACTCAATACGACCCGGATGTCACAAAAGATTTTATCACGAAGGTCTCTCCAACCTATGGATTCTTTGTCACCAAAAAAATAATTGAAGCCATAACGGAAGTGAGGACCTATAAAAAACCAGATCTTTAAAAATCGCCTTTCCAGCGCTTTCCTGAAAGTAATAAAAAACGGGGGTTTCCAACTTAATTTTTGCGGAACACTTGTCCTTGTCTTCTCCCTGTTCGCAGGAGGCTGTGCTGTCAGTTTCAGGGGAGTGCAAAAATTGGATCCTTCGCTCAACTGGAAAACTCTGGGGACTGAACATTTCATCGTTTACTTTCATGACGGAGAAGAAGCTCAGGGAAGAAAAGCGGCCCAGTATGCCGAAGAGATCCAATTGCTCCTCGTTGAAAAACTAAAATGGCCTCCCGCCTCGGAAAAAACCCACATCGTCCTCCTGGACTTTATTGATAGTCCTTATGGCGCCACGCTCCCCTTCCCTCACAATGCAATCTATATTGGTTTGACGCCTCCTTTCGGCAGTCCCGTTCCCTTTCTGGTGGGTTACGATAACTGGCTGAAGGAGGTCATTGCTCACGAGTATGTTCATGTCCTTCATCTGGATATGCATGAAGGCGTTTCAACCATTATTCGCAAGATCTTTGGACGTGAACCGTTTCCTGTCCTGGTATTTAACGGTGCATTTCCGAATTTAATCCAACCCGATTGGTTGATCGAGGGCTTGGCAACCTATGAGGAAAGTGCTCTGGGAGTCAGTGACCGGAGGGATAATCCCTACGCGGAGATGATTTTGAGAATGGCAGTTCTTGAAAATCATTTTCCGACCATCGATCAGGCGGGTGGAATGGAGAGCTGGCCCGGGAACCAGATTCAATACCTGTTTGGCGCCCGATTCTACGATTTCCTTTCGAAAAGATTTGGCGAGCAAGTTCTCATCAATTTAAGCAGGGAATATAGCAGCAAGGTTGGACCTTTTTTTGTCGATTCGACCGCAAGAATTATTCTCGGACAATCTTATTCCTCCCTTTGGAATCAGTGGAAAGATGAGATAACCGTTGCCGCTCTTAAGAAGAGAGCCTCCGTGGTCCAGGAAGGAATCACAAAAACTGACTCACTCACTCATCGAGGAGATTATACCCTGGGACCCAAAATGAGTCCGGACGGAAATTGGCTGGTTTATACGTCAATCAATGAAGATGAATTCCCTTCTCTACGACTTATCCAGATTCAGACGGGTCAGGATCGCAAATTAATTTCCAGAAACCTCGGGTTCGAATCTTCTTGGTCCAGAGATGGAAAGAAGCTTGCCTTTTCTCAGCTGGAAATTTTCAATAACTATTCCGAATTGAGCGACCTCTACCTCTATGACATGAATAAGAGAAATCTCAGCCGCCTGACCTATGGCAAGAGATTCAGGGACCCTGATTTTAACCCCGATGGCAGGAGTTTGGTCGCCATTGAAAATCAGAAGGGCAGTACCCGAATTATTCTTTATCAGCTTGATTCGGGTCTCACCGAAACCGTTGACTGGACAGACCCTGATACGGTATTGAGTCACCCGAGATGGTCTCCGGATGGAAAAACGATTGTTGCCTCAGGATGGAAAGGCGGCCTGACCGGTCTATTTCTTCTTCAAATGGATCAAAAAAAAATGATTCCCCTTCTTCTGGACCGATATATGAATTTGACCCCCGCTTGGACACCTGACGCCAAAAACATTGTTTTTTCCAGTGACCGGGGGGGAATTTACGATCTCTATTCCTTAAACCTGGAATCCCGGACAATATCTCAATTGACACATCTCCTGGGCGGAGCTTTCACCCCTGAAGTGTCCCCTGATGGAAAAGGAATCATTTTTTCCGGGTACCATAGTCACGGATTTGACCTTTTTAGAATGAACTGGCCGTCAACCGTAGACCGGAGTCTTGTTAGTTCTGTTCCGGAAGAACAAATCGCTCTCGAAGACCCGAAACTCCCTGTTAACGCCCTCTCGGAAACCTATTCTTCATGGCCCACCGTTCTGCCCCGATTCTGGATGCCACTTGCCGGTGGAGACGAATCAGGCCTTCAACTGGGGGGAATGACCGCCGGCACAGATATCCTGGGCCGGCATCGTTACGATGCACTTTTG from Nitrospirota bacterium encodes:
- a CDS encoding insulinase family protein; translation: MGKRLARILFVMVLLSPMFESRAEDLSSRVIKHSFKNGLVLLMVERHASPTVSFQITYKAGSVNEIPGITGIAHLYEHMAFKGTEKIGTKDYPSEKPVLESLDRTFAELKEERERGELGNAEKIKKLEATMDLLEKKESLYSIPNEVGEIYRRNGATGFNASTGKDFTNYTVSLPSNRLSLWIALESDRMTHPVLREFYKEKQVVLEERRMRTENSPNGKLYEALMRTAFWVHPYGLPVIGWSQDVQSLSRKQTEDFFKTYYGINNIVISIVGDIQPDQVIREMEKTFGRIPSRPVPPAVPFVEPRQEGERRTHIEFDANPLIYIGYHRPAVSHADSIIFDIIDSLLSDGRTSRMYKHLVVQKQIAQSIGTDSATPGGKYPSLFFITAAPRAPHSLEELEQGIDDEISLLKTEPVSSTEIQKLKNQFDGSLIRGMESNSGLAGQLSYYEALTGDWKYLLRIRKELENVKAEDIIRVAQKYFVNANKVVATLSKTGSNEKVQNEKP
- a CDS encoding HAD-IA family hydrolase, producing MKEFDLLIFDLDGTLLDTKGDLALAVNLCLKELGFPEREVETIYSYIGDGVRKLLGKAIGIESGPEFENAIQVFRRHYLNHLVDSTTFYPGVEEVLKYYEQKHRAVVTNKPADYTSRIMDGLKIRDYFTLIVGSLPETRLKPDPQMLLEVIEDLEVAPERTLMIGDGVNDIQAARSAGASSCAVGYGLTQPDRLKAAQPDYYCDDILQIRNWIK
- the hemL gene encoding glutamate-1-semialdehyde 2,1-aminomutase encodes the protein MTRSQILFEKAKKLIPGGVNSPVRAFKAVGGNPLFIKKAQGSTITDEDGNRYLDFVLSWGPMILGHSHPLILDKIRKGLNHGTSFGASTSLEIDMAGLIHQAMPSIEMVRMVSSGTEAALSAIRLARGYTGRNKILKFEGCYHGHSDSLLVKAGSGAATLGIPDSAGIPRDFAKHTLTGTYNDLGSVNRLVKKFGSDLAAIIVEPVAGNMGLVLPSEGFLEGLRKISSRNGNLLIFDEVITGFRLSYGGAQEYYGISPDLTCLGKIIGGGLPVGAYGGKRKIMSHISPMGAVYQAGTLSGNPLAMRAGIAALQLLKKKKPYDSLAKKTSFLAEEIRKAGKKENIALSVNQIGSLFTPFFTSRSVTDYPSAKSSDTRRYGRFFNLMLKERIYLPPSQFETSFLSTAHSDRDLEKTILAVRKVFKKL
- a CDS encoding PD40 domain-containing protein; this translates as MDPSLNWKTLGTEHFIVYFHDGEEAQGRKAAQYAEEIQLLLVEKLKWPPASEKTHIVLLDFIDSPYGATLPFPHNAIYIGLTPPFGSPVPFLVGYDNWLKEVIAHEYVHVLHLDMHEGVSTIIRKIFGREPFPVLVFNGAFPNLIQPDWLIEGLATYEESALGVSDRRDNPYAEMILRMAVLENHFPTIDQAGGMESWPGNQIQYLFGARFYDFLSKRFGEQVLINLSREYSSKVGPFFVDSTARIILGQSYSSLWNQWKDEITVAALKKRASVVQEGITKTDSLTHRGDYTLGPKMSPDGNWLVYTSINEDEFPSLRLIQIQTGQDRKLISRNLGFESSWSRDGKKLAFSQLEIFNNYSELSDLYLYDMNKRNLSRLTYGKRFRDPDFNPDGRSLVAIENQKGSTRIILYQLDSGLTETVDWTDPDTVLSHPRWSPDGKTIVASGWKGGLTGLFLLQMDQKKMIPLLLDRYMNLTPAWTPDAKNIVFSSDRGGIYDLYSLNLESRTISQLTHLLGGAFTPEVSPDGKGIIFSGYHSHGFDLFRMNWPSTVDRSLVSSVPEEQIALEDPKLPVNALSETYSSWPTVLPRFWMPLAGGDESGLQLGGMTAGTDILGRHRYDALLLYGLSSGRPAGSFQYDNNAFYPTLHFGMDFLPLVYPNLLLNSQGKELDYWENRFRTELDISYTWNRVAKVNLLKGGYIYESFSSLSTVPQVGPQPQTGSLRGLHLTYLLNTSKEFGFSISPEKGRKIQIHSAWFTDRLGSDFNQNRFVASWHEYIPFFFDHQLVAARLTAASSTGDPLVQRAFQVGGPDFMEETIVPEQSDFFLRGYSIRLLRGNKAAIGSLEYRFPIYNIEQGYRSWPFFFKRVHGALFFDIGNAWDQDTALPDFRRGFGAEFKTDMLFSYLLPLRLRLGVGRGVDTQGVTQFYFMTGNSF